The Urbifossiella limnaea genome has a window encoding:
- the queG gene encoding tRNA epoxyqueuosine(34) reductase QueG, translated as MGALVTQLKARAAELGFALSGVAPATAADGFAHFAAWLDRGFAGEMGYLHKHRAERRHPDSILDGVRSVLMLGMEYGAAESPGPARVAKYAAGPDYHRYLWDRLNDLAAWLVAAAPGSAAEAVADTAPLLERDFARRAGLGWVGKNTMLIHPRRGSFFFLGALLTTLDLPADAPFTGSHCGTCTACLTACPTGAFAAPHVLDATKCISYLTIELRGAVPLDLREPLGNWLYGCDVCQDVCPWNRKAAGPAAFPHDPELARLDPVELLGLDEAAFRERFKRTSLWRNRRPGLLRNAALVLGNTGDERALPALERAAATEADPIREAAAWAVGRIRQRVSNS; from the coding sequence ATGGGCGCACTCGTCACGCAACTCAAGGCCCGCGCCGCCGAGCTCGGGTTCGCGCTGTCCGGGGTCGCCCCGGCCACCGCGGCCGACGGCTTCGCGCACTTCGCCGCGTGGCTCGACCGCGGCTTCGCCGGCGAGATGGGCTACCTCCACAAGCACCGCGCCGAGCGCCGCCACCCCGACAGCATTCTCGACGGCGTCCGCTCGGTGCTGATGCTCGGCATGGAGTACGGCGCGGCCGAGAGCCCCGGCCCGGCGCGGGTGGCGAAGTACGCCGCCGGCCCCGACTACCACCGCTACCTGTGGGACCGGCTGAACGACCTCGCGGCGTGGCTCGTGGCCGCGGCCCCCGGCAGCGCCGCCGAGGCCGTCGCGGACACGGCCCCGCTGCTGGAGCGCGACTTCGCCCGCCGCGCCGGCCTCGGGTGGGTCGGCAAGAACACGATGCTCATCCACCCGCGCCGCGGCAGCTTCTTCTTCCTCGGCGCGCTCCTCACCACGCTCGACCTGCCGGCCGACGCGCCGTTCACGGGCTCGCACTGCGGCACCTGCACCGCGTGCCTGACGGCGTGCCCGACCGGCGCGTTCGCGGCCCCGCACGTCCTCGACGCCACGAAGTGCATCAGCTACCTGACGATCGAGCTGCGCGGCGCGGTGCCGCTCGACCTGCGCGAGCCGCTGGGGAACTGGCTGTACGGGTGCGACGTGTGCCAGGACGTGTGCCCGTGGAACCGCAAGGCTGCCGGCCCCGCCGCGTTCCCGCACGACCCGGAACTGGCGCGGCTGGACCCGGTCGAGTTGCTGGGGCTGGACGAGGCGGCGTTCCGCGAGCGGTTCAAGCGCACGTCGCTGTGGCGGAACCGCCGGCCGGGGCTGCTGCGGAACGCGGCGCTGGTTCTCGGCAATACCGGCGACGAGCGGGCGCTGCCGGCGCTGGAGCGCGCCGCGGCGACGGAGGCCGACCCGATCCGCGAGGCGGCGGCGTGGGCGGTCGGGCGGATCCGCCAGCGGGTCTCGAACTCGTAG
- a CDS encoding arylsulfatase, whose protein sequence is MPRLLLAAACLCFAAPAARADEPRRPPNVVFILADDLGSAELGCYGQTRIRTPHVDQLAKDGTRFTRFYAGNAVCAPSRCALLTGRHMGHAAVRNNREAQPEGQFPMSADAVTVATLLRQRGYVTAAMGKWGLGMFDTTGSPLRHGFERFFGYNCQRHAHTHYPTYLYRNAERFTLPGNNGATGDSYTGDLFEREALAFLDEKHARPFFLFLPFVVPHAAVQVPEDSLAEYRGKLGDDPAYDGKKGYRPHPAPHAAYAAMVTRMDRTVGRIVAKLKARGLTNDTLVIFTSDNGPTHNVGGADSTFFRSAGSLRGLKGSLYEGGIRVPFVASWPGTIPTGATHGTRLYFPDVLPTLCELAGAPVPPGVDGISFAPALRGERQPPHPFLYWEFGGYGGQQAVTVDDWKAVRQNLNAGRAVTELYDLAADPNEATDVAAANPAVVARLERLLAEQHVRNADFPLPTIDGPPAKKK, encoded by the coding sequence GTGCCGCGCCTTCTCCTCGCCGCCGCGTGTCTGTGCTTCGCCGCCCCCGCCGCCCGCGCCGACGAGCCGCGGCGCCCGCCGAACGTCGTCTTCATCCTCGCCGACGACCTCGGCTCGGCCGAACTCGGCTGCTACGGCCAGACGCGCATCCGCACCCCGCACGTCGATCAACTGGCCAAGGACGGCACGCGCTTCACCCGCTTCTACGCCGGCAACGCCGTGTGCGCCCCGAGCCGGTGCGCCCTCCTCACCGGCCGGCACATGGGCCACGCCGCCGTCCGCAACAACCGCGAGGCGCAGCCCGAAGGGCAGTTCCCCATGTCGGCCGACGCCGTGACCGTCGCCACGCTGCTGCGGCAGCGCGGGTACGTCACCGCGGCGATGGGGAAGTGGGGGCTCGGCATGTTCGACACCACCGGCAGCCCGCTGCGGCACGGGTTCGAGCGGTTCTTCGGGTACAACTGCCAGCGCCACGCCCACACCCACTACCCGACGTACCTGTACCGCAACGCCGAACGCTTCACCCTGCCGGGCAACAACGGCGCGACCGGCGACAGCTACACCGGCGACCTGTTCGAGCGCGAGGCCCTGGCGTTCCTGGACGAGAAGCACGCCCGGCCGTTCTTCCTGTTCCTGCCGTTCGTGGTGCCGCACGCGGCGGTGCAGGTGCCCGAGGACTCGCTCGCCGAGTACCGCGGCAAGCTCGGCGACGACCCGGCCTACGACGGCAAGAAGGGCTACCGCCCGCACCCGGCCCCGCACGCCGCGTACGCCGCGATGGTCACCCGCATGGACCGCACCGTGGGCCGCATCGTGGCGAAGCTGAAGGCGCGCGGGCTGACCAACGACACGCTCGTGATCTTCACCAGCGACAACGGCCCGACGCACAACGTCGGCGGCGCCGACTCGACGTTCTTCCGCTCGGCGGGGTCGCTGCGCGGCCTGAAGGGGAGCCTGTACGAGGGCGGCATCCGGGTGCCGTTCGTGGCGTCGTGGCCGGGGACGATCCCCACGGGCGCCACGCACGGCACCCGCCTCTACTTCCCCGACGTGCTGCCGACGCTGTGCGAACTCGCCGGGGCGCCGGTGCCGCCGGGGGTGGACGGCATCAGCTTCGCGCCGGCGCTGCGCGGCGAGCGACAGCCGCCGCACCCGTTCCTGTACTGGGAGTTCGGCGGGTACGGCGGCCAGCAGGCGGTGACCGTGGACGACTGGAAGGCGGTGCGGCAGAACCTGAACGCCGGCCGCGCGGTGACGGAGCTGTACGACCTGGCCGCCGACCCGAACGAGGCGACGGACGTGGCCGCGGCGAACCCGGCGGTGGTGGCGCGGCTCGAACGCCTGCTGGCGGAGCAGCACGTCCGCAACGCCGACTTCCCGTTGCCGACGATCGACGGCCCGCCGGCGAAGAAGAAGTGA